CAACACTACCTAGGACTGAGGTTAGCACTTGTAACTGCACTTCTGTTTACTTCATATTGCTGCTACCCCTAAAACCTGTTTTATTTGATCCAGATTGTGAAGCAGCTGTGGATATACATCAGAAAAAATAACCTTCAAGATCCAAGTAACAAGAGGAAAATAGTCTGCAACGATGAGCTGCGTTTAGTGTTTGAGACGGACAGTACTGACATGTTCAAGATGAATAAGTTGCTAGCTAAACATATCATCCCACTCGAACCAACAAGTATGTTTCATTTTTTAGTTCCCCACTTTCTTAAGGTAATTTTACTTGTTACATGTGAAGTATACTCTTTGGTGCTTGCAGAGCCGACAACTCGAGTGTCGAAGAAATCAAAGGCCAGTGTTGAACTTGAAAATAAATGTGATAGTAAATGCACCGATGTTGTTCCAATTGTGATAATATCCGAAGAACTTGCAAGCTTTTTTGGTACTGATGAAAGGGAGATGTCACAGGCAGAGGCTTTGAGACAAATTTGGGAATACATAAAAGTCAACCAGCTTGAGGTTGGTAACGAGATAAGTGGTCTTGAGAGAGAGACTTGTTTACACCTCTTGAATTGAAGTTTTAACCTATCTTGAACATATGGATCTTAAGGATCTTTTTGTTTTGCGTCTTTTGTACTGGGAATCGTATGATTGTTAGTGAGCAAATATATTTTTACAAAGATAAAAGATAGATTAAAGATTactattttctttaattttaggaTCCTTCAAATGCAATGGTGATACTGTGTGATGGGAAGCTTCAAGAGCTTCTTAAATGCGAGAGCATTTCGGCTTTGGGTATACCAGAGATGTTAACACGCTATCATCTATGCAAGAAATCGGATATGCAATCCCATTAACTGGTTAGTATTATCTGTTACTAATTCACATGCACTTTTTACTGAGGTTTATCGCTATTTTATAATTCTTTTATTGCTCCGGATATAGCTTTTCATTGCATTCACAACTAATGGTTTTGTACTAAGGTTTTAATGAACTTGTTGCATTGTGAGACATTCAATTCCTTGGAAAGGGCCCTCATTCATGCTTATAAGTTTCGTGGATTGGATTTATAATATCCGCCGTTCAAGTAATTTTGTTATAATCCTCCTAGGATGTGTGTAGAAGTATCCAAATAAACCCATAAAAGGAAGTCAAAAGCTAAAGATCCAAGTCATTTCCTTATCTTTAACGATGTAGTCAGCTGTGCTTATCATTGCTAACAGTGAATTTAAGCACTTGACCCTACTTAGTCGTTCTTTACATATAGCTCTGGTCTCTGACTTATGCAGTGTACATTACCAGAAAAACTTATGTTCCAAATTAGTGTTGCCAAATTAATTTGGCATGATATTATCTGTTGCAGGTTGAAAGACAAAATCACATATAGATGCATGATGTTGTAACTGACCTACTCTACTGGGGTTGAAAAGCTTCAGGAGGAATATTGTTTgtaattttatttctttttctctTTCGGCACTGAAGAAAGCAGGGAAAACATTAGAGGCTCCACTATAAGGATGTCGTCCTGCTGTGTGCTAGCAGGTAGTACAATGACGAATTGACTGTTGATACAGGATAGCAGTGTAGCTAGCTCAGGTGTTAATATTGTATTCTGGTGGGAGTTTCTGACCCCTTTAAAGATGTTTAGGAAAACAGATGGAAAATGTAATTAGATAATGCAGACCTTTGTTTTCTGATATTAGGCCAAGGGAATTATTATCTAATAGCAAGTATTTGAAGATTTATTGTTACTTGCAATGTCTCATCATTCCGGATTTGTGCTATATAATTGATGTACCACCATCTCAAATCAATATCTTTGCGGAAATGTGGTTAGGGTCTGTGTTCATCTCACAACTCCGCCAGTATACTAGCTGTGTTCTGAAGAGGACAATAAATGTAGTAGTGCCTGCCAGGGTAGCATTGACGGTATCGAACTTGCATCAGCACAAACCAAAAATGGCAACGCTCCAGTTTTTTCAGTTCAGTCATCCAATTACGGTCCTTGAATATTTTAATCTCTGGTTTTTAAATTAGTAATAGTactaaaaataaaacaaaaaatgaCAGGGATCTATTGTTTTGTGTAAAACTTATTTGGAATTTAAACCgtagaaaaataaaagaattcGAACTCCAGGCATTTAGTAACGTTCAATAAATAGAAAGACGTTGATTTTATCCATTAAGACTTTTTAAAGGACTATGAAAAGTGATGACGGCCCTTTGTTTTGAGATACTCATGCCACTTCAAAAAAAAATTGCCGCACTCCATTTACTTAAAGAAAATTGAATTAATAGTTTTATGCCTTTGATCCCGATACTTTTTTCGAATAAGCTAATTAATTTGAGTTCCCACGAGGGACTAAGATCGCACGCTCAGATCATACTTCTTGATCTGTTTGTGTTTCTGACATTCGAAATCTCTTTATAATAACATATTTGGACAAAATAATGACCTCTTGCCGTTAGCCCACAAATAAGtattttgaaattcaaaatccTTGTTATCCCGTAAGTATAGAAATTTAGTAGTAGTATTGGGATTAGTCGGGAAAAGTATTCTTAAGATCGATAATTCTTTCTTTCGAAATATTTTTCAAATACAAATGTGATTGTGATAAAGGTTCGATAAAAATTAAAGCAGCTTACTAAAGACACAAATCACGTAAAGGGGTACTAGTACCAAAAATCAGGTATTATTGAACCAACAGGGCAAGAGTTTTTAATTTTTTCATGTCACAAAATTGAACAATGATTTTTTTTAACAAGATATACCTTTGTACAtgtttaaattaaatatattatcTGATATAAGAAGCCTAACAGCACTGCATTGTCTTTTCGTGATTCACGATTTTCATGCCACAACCTCAAGTCTAACGGCATtttatatttacagaaaaagGAAGTTTTTGGTCAAAAAGATTTTGAGATATTAACTTCTAAAATTCACGGGGAGCACCTTTTCACACGAACCTACAAAAAAAAATACACAAATATAACAATGAATAACAATGTCAATGACAAATAAAATATATGTGATTAAGAGTCACAACTGTGAGCAAAATATTAGAATATATTCGTTAAGAAGATAATCACCAGCATGTCTCGTTTTTAAGACGTACGACCTTTCTTACCCATCTGATACGACAAATTATGTGTCGTATGAATGTAACGCTGTAATTCATTCAAATCTTTTTATACGTCAAATTTACCTTGACTTGAATGCAGCGgtttatcaaaatttataattaaaaaattaatcaaaatTTGATACATAATTTCATATTACATGTACACACCTCAAAAAATTTATAAGAGAATACCTATATACTTGGATAAATTCTACAGCGGAAAATAttagctgatatatatatatgcatactCTAATTTATAGGTGCACAATTAATTAGGACCAAATTATCCACATTAGAGATGAAAGTAGatttgaattaaatatatatataaggatATGTTGGTCTCAATATTAACAAAAGATGTGCACCTATAAATTTTGAGTGTGCAAGTTCCCTAAATCTAGATAAATTCTATGTAAAAAATATCATATATTAAGGTTTGTTTTAAATACTTTTTAACTTTATTTTTGTTCAGAGTTTGATATAGGTTGTCGATGGTCTTTCTGGAATGGAATCAGTATAGTTTGTTTCAAGTTGATAATCCTTTTGATTTTTAATATTTGATTCTTTAATTTTTGGCACACAATATATTAACCGTATAGGCGTATAactaaaattaatattatttttttaaattcttttaaTATAAGTTTAGGATTAaaattttaattgataaaaaagtttttaaaaaataACTTTAACAATACGGTCAATACAGCTAAACATATATATGTTAAAAATTAAAAcgttaaataataaaaaaaatagagGAAATATTTTTGATTTGTTTGATATACTACATTTTTTTTCCATTGTCTATTCTTTTAGCTTACAACAACTtttaaatatcaatatcaagCTGAAATTTAGGGGCTGTTTGATAACACTTAATAGCCTCTTAATGGTTATTTTACTTATTCGGTCAGAGGTTTCTATTTTTTAATTGATTATCAAACGTGCTGAAAGAAAACAAAACGTGCTTTTTGGCTAAGCACCTAACCCCTCACTTATTCGGTAAGTGAGACTCTTAATAGGGTTTTTTCCATTATAGACCCTTAAACACCCGTAAATAGTATTTTCATTCTTCCCTGTTCTCTTATTTATGCGGCTGCTGCACTCCTCTGTTCAGGTACATATACTATTCTCTGCAAAGATTTATCGGTTAAGTTTAGCATATGGGTTTGTGTATGTGCATATTTAGCTAATTAACACTTTGATTGTTCAAGAATTAGAATATTTTGGTGCTTGTGTATGTTTTAGGATAGATGTCTATACCCAGTATCGAAAATCAATTAATTTGATGAGATATGTAGGAAACTAGAAAGAGTTTTACACCAACACTTTGATTAACACATAAACAACAGAACTCAAGTACAACTATTATATATTAACTATTATATATTATATGAGAGCGAGAGGGAGAGGGAGGGCGTATATTATATGAGATGCTTTAAGAATCGATTTTGTCACTGTTTGCTCTTGTAAAGAGGCTAGAGATCAAGGTAATTTGCTTAGTTGAAAAACCAAGGGACCAGATTTTTCGATGCATTTATACGCTATATTGAATTAGATATCCAAAAGAGGAACATGAATCGATAATTCCCTTAGCTTTATCCTTGTAAAAAGACAGCTCTTAAAAGTAATGCAACAGAAATAATCTTTGCAGAGAATCAATAAAATAGAAGAAAAATGACAGAAATTATTTACCATGAAGCAATAATGCAACATAAATGTTTGTGATGATGGAATCTTACAAAATAGAAGGAAAATGAcgtttaaaattttgaaagtaAATCAAATTCAAATACTAAGCAACATTATTTTCTGATTCTAAATCCTGATGCACAAATAAGGACCCATATCTCATATATCTGTGATATGCTACTGGACAATAATACCAGAATGATAACTTTACTTAGCTACTGCACTTTGTAATGGTTGTGGTTTTCGTGGACGTAAAAGAATGCAAAGAAAAATTAAAAGGTCTAGGATGGTCGGCGTAAAACCCATTGTACCAACTAGCACTTGGAATTTTTTGTGAGAGTGAAAGTTATAGAGAAGCATGGATGAATCTCGATGACGATGAGGCTGAGAGCTGGGTCAAAATGATTTCGCGAAAGTTAGGTCTATCCGTTTAGATTTCATTGTACAGGCTATTTAGTTCAATTTTCTATGGACCTCTATGTTTAGGATTTACTATTAGATTTATTTTAGGATCTTGTTAAACTACCCAACTTGTTTATTTCTTTGGACCTGCATGTTTAATTTTTTCGCTAAATTAAATTATGGATCTTTTTAGTCAATTTAtcagtttaattttatttatatgcATGATTGTTGGACATCATAAAATTATATGTATTAATTTCATTTTTGTTTTATAGGTTGAATATGGATATCTATGATATATTGTTCTGCATGATGATATATTGTTATTTTTCTCGACATCGAAAATAAAGGAGACCAAGAAAAAGAGACCTTACTTCCGCTTTCACAGGACATGCTTACACATTAGAGTTGTTGAGTGGTCTAGGCACACAATGTCATGATTTGATGCGCTTGTCTTGGACTGCATATATTCGATTATGTGATCATTTTAGACAAAAGAATTGGTTAAATGATAGTCGCTATATTACGGTTGAAGAAAAAATGACAATATTTTTTTATAGTCATTGGACATAAAGAACGCTTTCGGGTGCTCAAACATGATTTTCAACACTCTTCTCAAACCATTCATAATTATTTTCATGAGGTATTAAATGGAATGATGGAATTTGCAAAAGATATTATAGTGCCAACCTCATTTGATCCGAACCCAGATGTTCCACGAAATCATAAAGCATTAAGAAGAATTTTCCAGGTAAATAAATAGTATTTATACTACTCCATTGATACGTTATATTTATATATCCATATTTTTATATTACCATTTTTTGTTGATATAGGGAGCGGTTGGTGCATTGGATGGTACACTTGTTCATTCAGTTATTCCTAATGATCAACAAACCTGTTatagaggaagaggaagaggtgAATGCTATcaaaatgtccttggaatatgtGATTTTAACATAATTTTTACCTTTGTTTGGGGTGGTTGGGAGGGAGTTGCACATGATTCAAGAATTCTAACAGAAGTTGCATTTGATCCGGACGCGGGTTTTCCCTTTCCTCCACCAAGTATGTAATATTTTGTTTACTGTTTTTAGAGTATacaactattattattattattattattattattattattattattattattattattattattattattattattattattattattattatttaatatttaaactTATTTCATACAATTACAGATAAATATTATTTATGTGATGCTGCATATACAAACACAATAGGGTTTATGACGCCATTTCGAAATACAAGATATTGGGCAGCAGATTTTAATGGTCGTCGTCCTTTAACAAGACAAGAAAAGTTTAATCATGCACATGCACGACTCAGAAATGTTATTGAACGGGCATATGGAGTATTAAAATCAAGATTTCCGATCCTAAAACAAATGGCTCCCTATCCTTTTTCCGTACAAAAAGATATAATTATAGTTTATTTTGCGGTTCATAATTTTATTAGGATGAAGAAAATTGATGACACTTTATTTGCTGAATATGACAATGCAACAAGTTCAGACGATGAAGAAGAGGAAAATAGAAATGAAGGTCAGTTGAATCGAGAACAACACTATAGACAACAGTGGAGGACTCAAGGAGTGCAATATATGAATAATTTTCGTGATCAAATCGCAAATCAATTAGAAAGAATGTAGATTTCATTACTAGTTCTTTTTTCCTAAGTACATGTGTCACGTTGTATTAAATTCATTTTGGATATTTTATGACATTTTTTGTAATATTACATTTGAACTAgagatttagaattaatattatttttttcagTTCAATCGCTGATCACATCAATCAGTATTGAATAAACAAGTTTGAGGGTAAAACAGTAAATATATCATCATTAAGATATTTTTACATAATTGTTATCAAACAGTAATTTTCTTTCAGTAATCTTTTCATTCAGATAAATTATTCATTCAGTATATTCAGATAATTTAATGATTCAGTGTTTTTAATTCAGATTTATCAAACAGCCCCTTAGTCGGTcaaaaaatatatacatacagCTGATAATTGTAAATTATGTATGAGGTTGACAAATTTGTTTTTATGTATGATTTTAGAATTAAATAACAACAAAGTAAGATAAATACTAATCCAAACAACCC
This sequence is a window from Apium graveolens cultivar Ventura chromosome 9, ASM990537v1, whole genome shotgun sequence. Protein-coding genes within it:
- the LOC141685483 gene encoding uncharacterized protein LOC141685483, with the translated sequence MEFAKDIIVPTSFDPNPDVPRNHKALRRIFQGAVGALDGTLVHSVIPNDQQTCYRGRGRGECYQNVLGICDFNIIFTFVWGGWEGVAHDSRILTEVAFDPDAGFPFPPPNKYYLCDAAYTNTIGFMTPFRNTRYWAADFNGRRPLTRQEKFNHAHARLRNVIERAYGVLKSRFPILKQMAPYPFSVQKDIIIVYFAVHNFIRMKKIDDTLFAEYDNATSSDDEEEENRNEGQLNREQHYRQQWRTQGVQYMNNFRDQIANQLERM